From a region of the Triticum aestivum cultivar Chinese Spring chromosome 7D, IWGSC CS RefSeq v2.1, whole genome shotgun sequence genome:
- the LOC123164998 gene encoding deSI-like protein At4g17486 isoform X1 — MGGAISGGAAATGEYPVVLNVYDLTPLNNYVHWCGLGIFHSAVEVHGSEYSFGAHDLPTSGLFEVEPKSCPGFLYRSSIFIGHTSLHPLEFRDFIQRMASEYHGDTYHLISKNCNHFTDDLSTRLTGKPIPGWVNRLAKLGAFCNCLLPESMRLESTETKNLTDYHFSDDSNLTINDHFDDDDIEDKHLLSESSVSENAIVKEVHR; from the exons ATGGGCGGCGCGATCTCCGGCGGCGCAGCGGCGACGGGGGAGTACCCGGTGGTTCTCAACGTGTACGACCTCACGCCGCTAAACAACTACGTCCACTGGTGCGGGCTCGGCATCTTCCACTCCGCCGTCGAAG TCCATGGATCGGAGTACAGTTTTGGAGCTCATGACCTTCCAACAAGTGGGCTTTTTGAGGTTGAACCAAAGAGCTGCCCAGGCTTCTTGTACAGATCTTCAATTTTCATAGGCCATACAAGTCTACATCCCTTGGAATTTCGAGATTTCATTCAGAGAATGGCCTCGGAGTATCATGGGGATACATACCACCTCATTTCTAAGAATTGTAACCACTTCACGGATGATCTCAGCACCAGATTGACAGGAAAGCCAATTCCTGGTTGGGTTAACCGACTTGCTAAGCTAG GTGCGTTTTGCAACTGCCTTCTACCAGAAAGTATGCGGTTGGAGTCAACTGAGACAAAGAACCTCACGGACTACCATTTCTCTG ATGATTCCAACTTAACCATCAATGACCACTTTGACGATGATGACATTGAAGATAAACACTTGCTTTCAGAATCTTCTGTCAGTGAAAATGCAATTGTAAAGGAAGTCCACAGGTGA
- the LOC123164998 gene encoding deSI-like protein At4g17486 isoform X2 has protein sequence MIPYSKNKSWTHSCRATKLHGSEYSFGAHDLPTSGLFEVEPKSCPGFLYRSSIFIGHTSLHPLEFRDFIQRMASEYHGDTYHLISKNCNHFTDDLSTRLTGKPIPGWVNRLAKLGAFCNCLLPESMRLESTETKNLTDYHFSDDSNLTINDHFDDDDIEDKHLLSESSVSENAIVKEVHR, from the exons ATGATCCCATATTCAAAGAACAAGAGCTGGACCCACTCATGTAGAGCAACCAAAC TCCATGGATCGGAGTACAGTTTTGGAGCTCATGACCTTCCAACAAGTGGGCTTTTTGAGGTTGAACCAAAGAGCTGCCCAGGCTTCTTGTACAGATCTTCAATTTTCATAGGCCATACAAGTCTACATCCCTTGGAATTTCGAGATTTCATTCAGAGAATGGCCTCGGAGTATCATGGGGATACATACCACCTCATTTCTAAGAATTGTAACCACTTCACGGATGATCTCAGCACCAGATTGACAGGAAAGCCAATTCCTGGTTGGGTTAACCGACTTGCTAAGCTAG GTGCGTTTTGCAACTGCCTTCTACCAGAAAGTATGCGGTTGGAGTCAACTGAGACAAAGAACCTCACGGACTACCATTTCTCTG ATGATTCCAACTTAACCATCAATGACCACTTTGACGATGATGACATTGAAGATAAACACTTGCTTTCAGAATCTTCTGTCAGTGAAAATGCAATTGTAAAGGAAGTCCACAGGTGA